The uncultured Methanolobus sp. sequence TGAGCATTACGGAATGCCAACACATGCGGTCCTGAGGCCAAAAGGCAAGAAGATAGATACCGTACTTATTAATGCAACATCATCCGAATGGATTGGCGGAACTTTCAAAACACCAGGTGCTTACGCATCCCAGATGGTTGACGCATTAAAGCTTCTGATGAAAGCGGCAGGTGCTAAAAAAGGTGCAATCGTACTTAGGACAGATGATAAGGAATCCATCAATGCATTTGAGGGCATTGAAGTTAACAAGAAAAAACTAAAAGTAGCTCCTCTCATCGGAAGCCGAAAGCTGGGTTATTATTTCAATGATCAGAATTCCGACATTGTTATTGTTTCTCAGGAGCGCATTTTTGGTAAAAAGATCCTTAATTTCTTTACTTACAGGGTAACAGGAAGAAATGTCAAAATCGGCTGTGATCCAACTGACGTGGGAGTTGCTGTTTGTGGAATTAAATCTGCAAAAGCACTTTATGATGCTGTTCATGAAGGCGTTCCATTCTATGACACTGTTGTTTCAGTTGAAGGTGTTTCCGACAAGATGGAATATATCCTTGTAAGAATTGGTACACCATTTAAGGATGTTATTGATTCATACGGTTACACAGGTGAGATCGGTAAGATAATTGCCAATGGTGTGAGGACTGGTGTGGCACAATATACTGATCAGGTCCCTGTTACAAAGGGAACAACCAGGATATCTATCCAGAAGCCTGAAGAGGTTATCAGGGACGAAGCAATAGAATGCATCCACTGTGCACGTTGTGTGGATGTCTGTCCTGTGGAACTGATACCAAGTCGCCTTGCTGTGATGGCAGATCAGGGTCGCTTTGACGAATGCAGGCAGATACACATTGAGAACTGCATTGAATGTGGTGATTGTGCAGCTGTCTGTCCTTCCAAGATACCAATATTACAGCTGATCAGGTATGCAAAGGATGCAATTGAAATGGCATACGAAGACATGCCAGCAAAAGAGTCATCCAATCTTAAACTTGGATGTGGCTGCGGAGGTGAGTAAAAATGACATATACAATTTCAGCTCCTCCCCATAAGAAAACAAAATTAGATTTCAAGACATTAAATTATAGTAAAATGATTGCTCTGCTCCCACTTTGTCTTGCAGCAATATACTTCTTCGGCATCCCTGCCCTCGGTATCATTGTTGCATCAGTGGTGTCTGCTGTGGTGACCGAGTTTGCCATACAGACAATTTTCAAGCAGAAAGTAACAGTCTCAGATGGCCATGCTGCCATGATGGGACTTATGCTGGCATTACTTATTCCACCGGAAGCTCCATTATGGATTCCTGTTTTTGCAGCTTTCTTCGCAATAACTGTTGGAAAACATGTGTTTGGTGGGATCGGCTCTTACATTTTCAATCCTGTTCTTGTAGGCTGGGTATTTACCAGAAGTGCATGGGCAGGATTCATGACTCCTGTATCTATTCCTCATATTGGTCAGTTCTCTGACATAATACTTGAACACGGTGCAGGTATGATGGTGGATGTTTCTCCTATACTGCTCATTGGCGGTGTTTATCTTATCTATAAAAGGTACATTGACTGGAGAGTTCCACTCGCATTCTTTGCAACAATGGTAATCCTGCCACAGACACTGCTTTTCATTTCCGGTGTAATGGCTCTTATCCATGAAGGTAGTCTGAACCCATTGATGTACATGTCACAGATGTTTACATTCCTCAGTCCAAGTCCTGAGCTGTCATATTCAATGATAGGAATTGTTTTCTTTGGAATACTTTTCCTGGCAACGGACACTGCAACATCTCCTGTGACTAAAAAGGGACGTATCGTTTATGGAATTACATGCGGTGTACTTGTATTCATCTATGGTTACTTTGCTAACTACGTTGATGGATTGCTGTACGGTATATTCCTTGCAAACTGTGTAGCATCATTTATTGAGATCAATACAATGCCTGCATCATTTGGTACAATGTCCTGTGCAGAAAAAGTATACAGGCGTATAATGGATAAAGTTCCGTCATCTTTAAAATTCGAGGTGATCAACAATGAGTGACTCCAATAAGGATACAGCCATAGTAATTGGAAAAATTGTTCTCATATCCGTAGTGGCAGCTCTTTTGTTAGGTATTACTTACGTTCCTACAAGTGCGCAGCTTAAGATAAATGAAGCCAATTCTAAAAAAGAGATTCTCGGAGACCTTATTCCGGAAGCAAGTGGTAATTTTGAAGAAGTATATGGGGACACTGTTGATGAGGATGGCAATCCCGTAGTACTTTATTATCGCGCACAGGATTCTTCCGGTAACATCATTGGCTATGCATTCTTCCAGCAGCAGGCCGGTGCACAGGGACCACTTGTTGTTGCAGGTGGTGTGGACTCTGCATTTGGTACTTTCCGTGGCATGGATGTCCTGAGTCACGAAGAGACTCCGGGACTTGGTGCCAAGATCGTAGAGGACGATTTCCAGGGTCAGTTTATTGATATTCCAATAGCATCACTAGGTCTTTCAAGTGCAGGTGGTTCCATAGATGCAATTACAGGTGCAACAATTTCCTCACAGGCCGTTGTAGATGCGCTTAATACAAAAATTAGTGAAATTGAAGAGGCAGAGGGGTGATATTATGGACCCGTTAAGTGAATATATTCGTGGTATTACAAGAGACAACCCGATTTTCGGACTTGTTCTGGGCCTCTGTCCTACACTGGCAGTGACCACATCAGTCGAGAACGCGATCGGTATGTCAGCAGGTACGGCATTCGTACTTGTATGTTCAAACATTTTCGTTTCGGCTTTAAGGAAGCAGATTCCTTCCACAGTAAGGCTTCCTATATTTATTATCATTATAGCGACCTTTGTGTCAATAGTAAAAATGATAATGCAGGCGTATTTCCCGCCCATGTACGCGGCGTTAGGTGTGTTCATTCCGCTGATTGTGGTTAACTGTATCATCATCGGCCGTGCAGAAGCGTATGCAAATAAAAATAATGTGTTCTATTCGTTCATTGATGGTCTTGGTATTTCTACAGGTTTCTTACTTGTACTGATGCTCATTGGTGGAATCAGGGAACTCCTTGGAACAGGACAGATCGTAGTATTTGACTACACAATTATCAACCTGTCACTCAGTTACCCGATAACCACAATGATCTTGCCTGCAGGTGCTTTCCTGACAATAGGAGGGCTTATGGGAATCGTGAACTATCAGAAAGCAAGGAAACTGGAGAGAGGTGGATAACATGGCAGAAGATGCATTATTCTCAATCTTTATGGATGGTATATTCATTAAGAACTTCCTGTTGATCCAGTTCCTTGGATTATGTTCATTTGTGGGTGTAACCAAGGATGTTAAAAGTGCCGCGGGAATGTCCGGGGCGGTAGTGTTTGTCATGGCAATGGCTTCTACGGTGTCATACCTGATCTACACCTACATTCTGGTGCCTGCAAATATGCAATTCCTTGATCTTATCAGCTTTATTGTTGTAATTGCAGCACTTGTGCAGCTGGTAGAGTTCGTAGTGAGGAAGAACATTCCCTCACTTTACCGCTCACTGGGTATTTACCTGCCACTTATCACAACTAACTGTGCTGTATTGGGTGCGGTACTTCTCAATGAAAGTTCAGGCTATAACTTTGTACAGAGTGTTGTTTTCGGTATTGCAGCAGGTCTTGGATACACTGTAGTAATGCTTATGATGGCCGGTATAAGGGAAAGATCAACATTTGTGAACATCCCATCATCAATAAGGGGTCTGCCACAGGCATTCTTCATCGCAACAATGCTTTCTCTGGCTTTTGTTAATTACTTCTGGGTGATTCCAATATGAGCGAACTGATAACTTTACTCGTACAGGCAGGTGCTATCCTCGGTGGTCTTGGACTGGCTGTAGGTGTCATGCTTGTAGTGGCATCAAAGAAATTCAAGGTAGAGACAAATCCTCTGGTTGACGAGATAGTTGAAGTTCTCCCCGGGGCTAACTGTGGTGCCTGTGGTTACGCAGGTTGTGCAGACTTTGCAGAACGTGTGGTTAACGAAGGCGCACCAATTACAGGATGTCCTGTCGGTGGTTTTGATGTTGCCAAAGAAATTGGTGGCATACTGGGGCAGGAAGTCTCAGAAGGTGAGGAACAGTATCCATTTGTCAGGTGTAACGGTGGCCTTAATTGTGTTGACCGTTTCGAGTATGTTGGTTTTGAAGACTGTAAGGCAGTCATGATGCTATCAGACGGTGAAAAAGGCTGTAATTACGGGTGCATGGGCAGAGGTACCTGTGTACGCGCATGTCCATTCGGTGCTCTCTCCATAGGTGAGGACCGCCTTCCTCATGTGAACAAGAATCTGTGTACAAGCTGTGGACTCTGTATCGCATCATGTCCGAATGACATACTTGTGTTTGCAAAGGAAACTGAAAAGGTACATGTACTTTGTATGTCACATGACAAAGGTAAGGCAGTTAAGGAATCCTGTACCGTTGGCTGTATCGGATGTAAGATATGCGAGAAGAACTGTCCTGAGGAAGCCATCAAGGTAACCAGGTTCCTTGCGGAGATAGACCAGGATAAATGTACAGCATGTGGAATATGCGTGGAGAAATGT is a genomic window containing:
- the rnfC gene encoding Rnf electron transport complex subunit RnfC, yielding MEIKKLETLPEKVIIPLRQHKGAVCEPLVKKGDRVLIGQKIGDCNEYQSSAVHSSVCGEVLAIEESAHPDGNKVMSVVIQPEDSNESVPFSACKDVKSEQLAKFIKESGIVEHYGMPTHAVLRPKGKKIDTVLINATSSEWIGGTFKTPGAYASQMVDALKLLMKAAGAKKGAIVLRTDDKESINAFEGIEVNKKKLKVAPLIGSRKLGYYFNDQNSDIVIVSQERIFGKKILNFFTYRVTGRNVKIGCDPTDVGVAVCGIKSAKALYDAVHEGVPFYDTVVSVEGVSDKMEYILVRIGTPFKDVIDSYGYTGEIGKIIANGVRTGVAQYTDQVPVTKGTTRISIQKPEEVIRDEAIECIHCARCVDVCPVELIPSRLAVMADQGRFDECRQIHIENCIECGDCAAVCPSKIPILQLIRYAKDAIEMAYEDMPAKESSNLKLGCGCGGE
- the rnfD gene encoding Rnf electron transport complex subunit RnfD, translating into MTYTISAPPHKKTKLDFKTLNYSKMIALLPLCLAAIYFFGIPALGIIVASVVSAVVTEFAIQTIFKQKVTVSDGHAAMMGLMLALLIPPEAPLWIPVFAAFFAITVGKHVFGGIGSYIFNPVLVGWVFTRSAWAGFMTPVSIPHIGQFSDIILEHGAGMMVDVSPILLIGGVYLIYKRYIDWRVPLAFFATMVILPQTLLFISGVMALIHEGSLNPLMYMSQMFTFLSPSPELSYSMIGIVFFGILFLATDTATSPVTKKGRIVYGITCGVLVFIYGYFANYVDGLLYGIFLANCVASFIEINTMPASFGTMSCAEKVYRRIMDKVPSSLKFEVINNE
- the rnfG gene encoding Rnf electron transport complex subunit RnfG; amino-acid sequence: MSDSNKDTAIVIGKIVLISVVAALLLGITYVPTSAQLKINEANSKKEILGDLIPEASGNFEEVYGDTVDEDGNPVVLYYRAQDSSGNIIGYAFFQQQAGAQGPLVVAGGVDSAFGTFRGMDVLSHEETPGLGAKIVEDDFQGQFIDIPIASLGLSSAGGSIDAITGATISSQAVVDALNTKISEIEEAEG
- the rnfE gene encoding Rnf electron transport complex subunit RnfE, coding for MDPLSEYIRGITRDNPIFGLVLGLCPTLAVTTSVENAIGMSAGTAFVLVCSNIFVSALRKQIPSTVRLPIFIIIIATFVSIVKMIMQAYFPPMYAALGVFIPLIVVNCIIIGRAEAYANKNNVFYSFIDGLGISTGFLLVLMLIGGIRELLGTGQIVVFDYTIINLSLSYPITTMILPAGAFLTIGGLMGIVNYQKARKLERGG
- the rnfA gene encoding Rnf electron transport complex subunit RnfA, which translates into the protein MAEDALFSIFMDGIFIKNFLLIQFLGLCSFVGVTKDVKSAAGMSGAVVFVMAMASTVSYLIYTYILVPANMQFLDLISFIVVIAALVQLVEFVVRKNIPSLYRSLGIYLPLITTNCAVLGAVLLNESSGYNFVQSVVFGIAAGLGYTVVMLMMAGIRERSTFVNIPSSIRGLPQAFFIATMLSLAFVNYFWVIPI
- the rnfB gene encoding Rnf electron transport complex subunit RnfB — its product is MSELITLLVQAGAILGGLGLAVGVMLVVASKKFKVETNPLVDEIVEVLPGANCGACGYAGCADFAERVVNEGAPITGCPVGGFDVAKEIGGILGQEVSEGEEQYPFVRCNGGLNCVDRFEYVGFEDCKAVMMLSDGEKGCNYGCMGRGTCVRACPFGALSIGEDRLPHVNKNLCTSCGLCIASCPNDILVFAKETEKVHVLCMSHDKGKAVKESCTVGCIGCKICEKNCPEEAIKVTRFLAEIDQDKCTACGICVEKCPQNSIAIR